From Chryseobacterium sp. H1D6B, a single genomic window includes:
- the pyk gene encoding pyruvate kinase produces the protein MNKYLKKTKIIATLGPASSSKEVMLGLIKAGVDVFRINFSHADYDLVRSNIDIIRELNKEHGFSVSILGDLQGPKLRVGVVKEGSYLNPGDILTFTNEKIEGDSTKVYMTYQQFPQDVQVGERILIDDGKLVLEVVETNQIDTVKAKTIQGGPLSSKKGVNLPNTNVSLPALTEKDIQDANFMLDMGVDWIALSFVRHAQDIIDLKDLIKKHPNGKFKTPIIAKIEKPEGVKNIEEILLECDGLMVARGDLGVEVPMEEVPAIQKTLVEKARFYSKPVIIATQMMETMINSLTPTRAEVNDVANSVLDGADAVMLSGETSVGRYPVQVVENMAKIVKNIEMTNFYQHKNEPIEKDFNCIDERFITNRVCLAAVRIAKTTNVSAIVTLTHSGYTAFQISAHRPNSHIIVYSSNKRVITMLNLLWGVHAYYYDMNKPTDETIIQVNMLTHNHGYIESGDFVININATPSYEGGKTNTLRLTTI, from the coding sequence ATGAATAAGTATTTAAAGAAGACAAAAATTATCGCAACGCTCGGCCCTGCTTCATCATCTAAAGAAGTAATGTTAGGACTTATAAAAGCAGGAGTTGACGTTTTTAGAATAAATTTTTCACATGCAGATTATGACTTAGTTCGAAGCAATATTGATATCATCAGAGAGCTCAACAAAGAACATGGATTCTCTGTAAGTATTTTAGGAGACTTACAAGGTCCTAAATTAAGAGTGGGAGTTGTAAAAGAGGGATCGTATCTTAATCCTGGAGATATTTTAACTTTTACTAATGAAAAAATCGAGGGTGATTCTACTAAAGTGTACATGACTTACCAGCAGTTTCCTCAAGATGTACAGGTAGGAGAAAGAATCCTTATTGATGATGGAAAATTAGTTTTAGAGGTAGTTGAAACCAATCAAATAGACACTGTAAAAGCTAAAACGATTCAAGGTGGACCATTAAGTTCTAAAAAAGGGGTAAACCTGCCTAATACAAATGTTTCTCTTCCTGCATTAACAGAAAAAGACATTCAAGATGCTAATTTCATGCTTGACATGGGGGTTGACTGGATTGCACTTTCATTTGTACGTCATGCTCAGGACATTATTGATCTAAAAGATCTTATCAAAAAGCATCCAAATGGTAAATTCAAAACTCCGATTATCGCTAAAATCGAGAAACCTGAAGGTGTAAAAAATATCGAAGAAATCTTGTTAGAATGCGACGGATTAATGGTTGCACGTGGAGATTTAGGAGTAGAAGTTCCTATGGAAGAAGTTCCTGCAATACAGAAAACTCTGGTTGAAAAAGCAAGATTCTATTCTAAACCGGTTATCATTGCTACCCAAATGATGGAAACAATGATCAACAGCTTAACGCCTACAAGAGCTGAAGTAAATGACGTTGCTAACTCAGTATTGGACGGTGCAGATGCAGTAATGCTTTCTGGAGAAACTTCTGTGGGGAGATATCCTGTACAAGTAGTTGAAAATATGGCTAAAATTGTGAAGAATATAGAAATGACTAATTTCTATCAGCACAAAAATGAGCCGATTGAAAAAGATTTCAACTGTATCGACGAAAGATTCATTACTAACAGAGTATGTCTAGCGGCTGTAAGAATTGCAAAAACCACTAATGTCTCTGCTATTGTAACACTTACTCATTCTGGATATACAGCATTCCAAATTTCGGCACACAGACCAAATTCTCATATCATTGTTTACAGCTCAAATAAGAGAGTAATCACAATGCTGAATCTACTTTGGGGTGTTCATGCTTATTACTACGATATGAATAAGCCTACAGACGAAACCATTATTCAGGTTAATATGCTTACGCACAATCATGGTTATATTGAAAGCGGAGATTTTGTAATCAACATTAATGCAACTCCATCTTATGAAGGAGGTAAAACAAATACATTAAGATTAACTACAATTTAG
- a CDS encoding AraC family transcriptional regulator, which produces MKSTRENLGNIVYSCYAHLSRQGEHFVSDHVLSYQISGDLILNDGIREYESENGSIRFLRRNQLLKFTKLPPAEGQFQSLSIYLDQQILKDFSLEYGFVSEKKDRNTGPLFIQECPQLKSYMDSLLMYQLSGSLSDPRLAELKIKEVLILLLQEDAGLKNVLFDFNEPGKIDIEAFMNKNYHFNVNLDRFAYLTGRSLATFKRDFEKIFGVTPGKWLLKKRLQEAYYLLSEKGKMASDIYMDLGFEDLSHFSFVFKKQYGLSPSKILSS; this is translated from the coding sequence ATGAAATCTACAAGAGAAAATCTGGGAAATATTGTCTACTCCTGTTATGCCCACTTAAGCAGACAGGGCGAACATTTTGTTTCTGATCATGTTTTGAGTTATCAGATTTCTGGTGATTTAATTTTAAATGACGGCATCAGAGAATACGAATCTGAAAATGGTTCCATACGTTTTCTGAGACGGAATCAGCTGTTGAAATTTACTAAACTCCCTCCAGCGGAAGGCCAGTTTCAATCATTATCAATTTATTTGGATCAGCAGATTTTAAAAGATTTTAGTTTAGAATATGGTTTCGTTTCAGAAAAGAAAGACCGGAATACAGGCCCGCTTTTTATTCAAGAGTGCCCGCAGCTGAAAAGTTATATGGATTCATTATTGATGTATCAATTGTCAGGGAGTCTTTCTGATCCGCGTCTGGCCGAACTTAAAATAAAAGAGGTGCTGATTTTGCTGCTTCAAGAAGATGCCGGATTAAAAAATGTTTTGTTTGATTTCAATGAACCAGGGAAAATTGATATTGAAGCGTTCATGAACAAAAACTATCATTTCAATGTCAACTTAGATCGTTTTGCTTATCTCACAGGAAGAAGTCTTGCTACTTTTAAACGTGATTTTGAAAAAATATTTGGTGTTACACCGGGAAAATGGCTGCTTAAAAAGAGATTACAGGAGGCTTATTATCTTCTTAGTGAAAAAGGGAAAATGGCTTCAGATATCTATATGGATCTGGGTTTTGAAGATCTTTCTCATTTCTCTTTTGTTTTTAAAAAACAATATGGTCTTTCACCAAGTAAGATACTGTCTTCTTAA
- a CDS encoding IPExxxVDY family protein, with amino-acid sequence MEIQKLYDLDDIEFEDITIGLVRLAKNIPDHEFFYKVNQNNNLKFARIKDLVFHGSYYDYHFQRFEAYHKFTKTCFTFISNRSIQSNQKKLQTELFSGEDNIKFLLNNQADVEYILHSSEQFPDFSVILLPENLVFPIQDYTLSSDEELYQIIQYYE; translated from the coding sequence TTGGAAATTCAAAAACTTTATGATTTAGACGATATTGAATTTGAAGATATTACCATTGGATTGGTGAGATTAGCAAAAAATATACCTGATCATGAGTTTTTTTATAAAGTCAATCAAAATAACAATCTCAAATTCGCCAGAATTAAAGATTTAGTCTTTCACGGCTCTTATTATGATTATCATTTCCAAAGATTTGAGGCTTACCACAAATTTACAAAGACCTGTTTTACTTTTATTTCCAATAGATCGATACAAAGTAATCAAAAAAAACTACAAACTGAACTTTTCTCAGGAGAAGACAATATTAAATTTTTATTAAATAATCAGGCAGATGTAGAATATATTCTGCATAGTTCGGAACAGTTTCCTGATTTTTCCGTAATTTTGCTACCTGAAAATCTTGTGTTTCCAATTCAAGATTATACACTAAGTTCTGATGAGGAACTTTATCAAATTATCCAGTATTATGAATAA
- a CDS encoding ATP-binding protein, which translates to MILIVDDNQNNIYSLKKLLESKDFPVDTANSGEEALGKALKNNYALIILDVQMPDMDGFEVAETFAGYSKTKEIPIIFLSAVNTEKKFITRGYASGGMDYVTKPIDPEILLLKVKTFYNLQEQSLAMKKNQQSLELEVQGRRESQVTMKSQIDHFHLMLEGLPQIAFTLNEEGIVDFVNCKWYQYSASDTDFPESHPDDLIIKDEFERCRKKGKALELEARIKNIETGDYRYHLLRMSPIYDGNVVKNWVGTFTDIDDQKRVEKEKDEFLSIASHELKTPLTSIKAYVQLLDRKLKLDKESAEANYVMKVQDQIDKLNSLITDLLDVSKIENGKLKINKKPTNLEAVIDNAIETILQTHEENKVKILHHGATSDLLIPFDEIRIEQVLINFLTNAIKYSPENNQVIVTTFADEEEVKVSVTDFGIGIPDFKQDAVFRKFYRVEESSLQFQGMGIGLYICSEIIKQHHGTIGLSSIVGEGSTFYFTLPLN; encoded by the coding sequence ATGATATTAATTGTTGATGATAACCAAAACAATATTTACTCGTTAAAAAAGCTGTTAGAATCCAAAGATTTTCCGGTAGATACGGCTAATTCTGGTGAAGAAGCATTGGGGAAAGCATTGAAAAATAATTACGCTTTGATTATTTTGGATGTTCAAATGCCTGATATGGACGGATTTGAAGTAGCAGAAACATTTGCAGGATACAGCAAAACCAAAGAAATACCCATTATATTTTTATCGGCTGTAAATACAGAAAAAAAATTCATAACGCGCGGATATGCTTCTGGCGGGATGGATTATGTAACTAAGCCAATAGATCCAGAAATTCTTTTACTTAAAGTAAAGACTTTTTACAATCTGCAGGAACAGAGTCTTGCGATGAAAAAAAACCAGCAGAGCTTAGAATTAGAAGTGCAGGGAAGAAGAGAATCGCAGGTGACAATGAAATCTCAGATTGATCATTTTCATTTGATGCTGGAAGGGCTGCCGCAAATTGCTTTTACACTAAATGAAGAAGGAATCGTAGATTTTGTAAACTGCAAATGGTATCAGTATTCAGCTTCTGATACAGATTTTCCTGAAAGCCATCCAGATGACCTTATTATTAAAGATGAATTTGAAAGGTGCAGAAAAAAAGGGAAAGCTTTAGAATTAGAAGCCAGGATAAAAAATATAGAAACAGGAGATTATCGATACCATCTGCTTCGGATGTCACCAATATACGACGGAAATGTTGTTAAAAATTGGGTAGGTACATTTACAGATATTGACGATCAGAAAAGAGTGGAGAAAGAAAAAGATGAGTTTCTGAGCATCGCCAGCCACGAATTGAAAACTCCTTTGACAAGTATTAAAGCCTATGTTCAGTTATTGGACCGTAAACTTAAGCTCGACAAAGAAAGTGCAGAGGCGAATTATGTAATGAAGGTTCAAGATCAAATCGATAAATTGAATAGTTTGATTACTGACTTATTAGATGTTTCTAAAATAGAAAACGGGAAACTTAAAATCAATAAAAAACCTACCAATTTAGAAGCCGTGATCGACAATGCGATCGAAACAATACTTCAGACACACGAAGAAAATAAAGTTAAAATTCTGCATCACGGTGCTACATCAGACCTGCTTATTCCTTTCGACGAGATCCGTATAGAACAGGTATTGATCAATTTTTTAACGAATGCCATTAAATATTCACCTGAAAATAATCAAGTCATTGTAACAACATTTGCTGATGAAGAAGAAGTGAAAGTAAGCGTTACAGATTTTGGAATTGGTATTCCTGATTTTAAACAGGATGCTGTATTCCGTAAATTTTATCGTGTAGAAGAATCATCATTACAGTTTCAGGGGATGGGAATAGGATTATATATTTGTTCAGAGATCATCAAACAACACCATGGAACTATCGGTCTGTCGAGCATAGTAGGTGAGGGTTCAACATTTTATTTCACTTTACCTTTAAATTAA
- a CDS encoding aldehyde dehydrogenase family protein yields MEQSIENKLIKADEAFSEWKKVPFEERQKLIAKAAAILKKNSEKFGEIITKEMNKPISQAISEVEKSALMMNYYADAENILKSEKIESEYAISEIHYVPKGVILGVMPWNFPFWQVLRFATPAILAGNTVVLKHASICFGSGNSIEDVFVEAGFPKGVFQNLEVGHKEVKEILEYDAVKGVSLTGSGKAGGEVAATAGLNIKKSLLELGGSDAFIVLDDADLDEAAKAGALARLQNCGQTCVAAKRFIIEKKVEFDFLPKFIEEYKKYVAGDPMNKDTKLGGMARPDLADDLEKQYKKAIDNGAEVLIPLERISDTEFKPGLINVKEGNPILQEELFGPLGMVMIAKNDDEALQMANDIPFGLSNSVWTKDKERQLFFIEGLESGTVNINRMTSSDPRFPFGGTKASGYGTELSLLALKEFVTPKTIIGN; encoded by the coding sequence ATGGAACAATCAATTGAAAATAAACTGATTAAAGCAGATGAAGCTTTTTCAGAATGGAAAAAAGTACCATTTGAAGAAAGACAAAAACTTATAGCGAAGGCAGCTGCTATTTTAAAAAAGAATTCAGAGAAGTTTGGAGAGATCATCACAAAGGAAATGAATAAGCCGATTTCGCAGGCGATCTCAGAAGTTGAAAAGAGTGCTTTAATGATGAATTATTATGCAGATGCTGAAAATATTTTAAAATCTGAAAAAATTGAATCTGAATATGCCATTTCTGAGATACACTATGTTCCTAAAGGGGTTATTTTAGGAGTAATGCCTTGGAATTTTCCTTTCTGGCAGGTATTAAGATTTGCAACTCCGGCCATATTAGCCGGAAACACTGTTGTTTTAAAACATGCATCAATTTGCTTTGGAAGCGGTAATAGTATTGAAGATGTATTTGTAGAAGCAGGTTTTCCAAAAGGTGTTTTCCAAAACTTAGAGGTGGGCCATAAAGAAGTGAAAGAGATTCTGGAGTATGATGCTGTAAAGGGTGTTAGTTTAACGGGAAGTGGAAAAGCTGGTGGAGAAGTCGCTGCAACTGCAGGATTAAATATTAAAAAGTCTCTTCTAGAATTAGGAGGGAGTGATGCATTTATTGTTTTAGATGATGCTGATTTGGATGAAGCAGCAAAAGCAGGAGCATTAGCAAGACTTCAAAACTGCGGACAAACCTGTGTTGCTGCTAAGAGATTTATTATTGAGAAAAAAGTCGAATTTGATTTTCTTCCAAAATTCATCGAAGAGTATAAAAAATATGTTGCAGGAGATCCTATGAATAAGGACACTAAATTGGGAGGGATGGCAAGACCAGACTTGGCAGATGATTTAGAAAAACAATATAAAAAAGCTATAGACAATGGAGCTGAGGTTCTCATTCCGTTGGAAAGAATTTCTGATACTGAATTTAAACCAGGCTTAATCAACGTAAAAGAAGGGAATCCAATTCTGCAGGAAGAATTATTCGGACCGCTGGGAATGGTAATGATTGCTAAAAATGATGATGAAGCGTTACAGATGGCCAATGATATTCCTTTCGGACTTTCTAATTCTGTATGGACAAAAGATAAAGAACGTCAATTGTTTTTTATTGAAGGATTGGAATCAGGGACTGTAAATATCAACAGAATGACAAGTTCTGATCCTCGTTTCCCGTTCGGAGGAACAAAAGCTTCAGGATATGGAACGGAACTTTCTTTACTGGCTTTGAAAGAATTCGTTACGCCAAAAACAATTATTGGAAATTAA
- the fabF gene encoding beta-ketoacyl-ACP synthase II, with product MELKRVVVTGFGAITPIGNNAKEYWENLIKGESGAAPITLFDATNFKTRFACEVKGFDPLQHFEKKEAKKMDRNTQLGLVAAREAVEHSRIIEDNVDKNRVGVIWGSGIGGLETFETEVLGWANTDIPRFNPFFIPKMIADITPGHISIEYGFHGPNYTTVSACASSANALIDSKMLIQLGKADVIVCGGSEAAVTASGVGGFNAMMALSTRNDDPKTASRPFDKDRDGFVLGEGAGSIILEEYEHAVKRGATIYAELTGGGMSADAYHMTAPHPEGLGAYLVMKNCLEDAGLTADEVDHINMHGTSTPLGDVAESSAISKLLGEHAYDIQINSTKSMTGHLLGAAGVIEAIAVLGTIIHGIVPPTINHFTDDENIDSRLNFTFNKAVKKDVKVAMSNTFGFGGHNACVLFTKI from the coding sequence ATGGAATTAAAAAGAGTAGTTGTAACCGGGTTTGGCGCAATAACACCGATTGGAAATAATGCGAAGGAATACTGGGAAAATCTTATTAAAGGTGAGAGCGGTGCCGCTCCGATTACTCTTTTTGATGCCACAAACTTTAAAACAAGGTTCGCTTGTGAAGTAAAAGGTTTTGATCCATTGCAGCATTTTGAAAAAAAGGAGGCAAAAAAAATGGATAGAAACACACAATTGGGACTTGTTGCAGCTAGAGAAGCAGTAGAACATTCCAGAATTATAGAAGATAATGTAGATAAAAACAGAGTCGGGGTAATCTGGGGTTCAGGAATTGGTGGTTTAGAAACATTTGAAACCGAAGTTTTAGGATGGGCAAATACGGATATTCCGAGATTCAACCCTTTCTTTATTCCTAAAATGATCGCAGATATTACTCCAGGACATATTTCCATAGAGTATGGCTTTCACGGTCCAAACTATACCACTGTATCAGCTTGTGCTTCCTCTGCAAATGCATTAATCGATTCTAAAATGCTTATCCAATTAGGAAAAGCAGATGTTATTGTATGCGGGGGCTCAGAAGCTGCCGTAACTGCAAGTGGAGTTGGTGGATTTAATGCGATGATGGCACTTTCAACAAGAAATGATGATCCAAAAACAGCATCAAGACCTTTTGACAAAGACAGAGACGGCTTTGTACTGGGTGAAGGCGCAGGATCAATTATTCTTGAAGAATATGAGCACGCTGTAAAGCGTGGTGCAACAATATACGCAGAGTTAACAGGTGGCGGTATGAGTGCTGATGCATATCATATGACTGCACCGCATCCTGAAGGATTAGGGGCTTATTTAGTAATGAAAAATTGTTTAGAAGATGCAGGCTTAACTGCTGATGAAGTAGACCACATCAATATGCATGGGACATCTACTCCATTAGGAGACGTTGCAGAATCTAGTGCAATTTCAAAATTATTAGGCGAGCACGCTTATGATATTCAGATTAATTCTACAAAATCAATGACTGGACATCTTTTAGGAGCTGCCGGAGTTATTGAAGCTATTGCTGTATTAGGAACGATTATTCATGGTATTGTTCCGCCTACCATTAACCACTTTACTGATGATGAAAATATTGACAGCAGACTTAATTTTACATTTAACAAAGCTGTGAAAAAAGATGTAAAAGTAGCTATGAGCAATACTTTTGGATTTGGCGGGCATAATGCTTGCGTTCTGTTCACGAAAATCTAA
- a CDS encoding SDR family NAD(P)-dependent oxidoreductase gives MKKVWFITGSSKGLGKSLVEAVLVKGDYVAATARNPEQLKELAEQYPEQLFPLKLDVEVKEQIYSSVEGAVKHFGRIDVLVNNAGFGITGAAEAFTSEQVQRQLNVNLYAPIEITRAVLPYMRKQGSGRILQISSIGGRVGNAGLSIYQAAKFGLTGFSESLSKEVSPLGIKVTSIEPGGFRTDWAGASMSFAEDIQGYEETVGGIKEYLTSGKFLPMGDPAKAAKVMVELADHAHPPLHLVLGSEAAAILKITDQNRKEEFEKWMDVTISTDHDEAVDLFQSEYGKQYLAKKGIDLE, from the coding sequence ATGAAAAAAGTTTGGTTTATAACAGGAAGCTCAAAAGGACTTGGTAAAAGCCTTGTGGAAGCAGTATTGGTGAAAGGAGATTATGTTGCGGCTACGGCAAGAAATCCCGAACAATTAAAAGAGCTGGCTGAGCAGTATCCTGAACAGTTGTTTCCATTAAAATTAGATGTGGAAGTAAAAGAACAGATTTATTCTTCGGTGGAAGGAGCTGTAAAACATTTTGGACGTATTGATGTCCTGGTAAATAACGCAGGTTTTGGAATTACCGGAGCCGCAGAAGCTTTTACAAGTGAGCAGGTACAGAGACAGCTTAATGTTAATCTTTATGCGCCTATAGAAATCACCAGAGCTGTACTTCCTTATATGCGTAAGCAAGGATCAGGACGTATTTTGCAGATCAGTTCTATTGGAGGAAGGGTTGGGAATGCGGGACTTTCGATCTATCAGGCTGCTAAATTTGGACTAACTGGTTTTTCAGAATCGTTAAGCAAAGAGGTGTCTCCTTTGGGGATTAAGGTGACTTCAATTGAGCCAGGAGGCTTCCGTACAGATTGGGCAGGTGCTTCTATGAGCTTTGCTGAAGATATACAAGGATATGAAGAGACAGTAGGCGGTATAAAAGAATATTTAACATCAGGAAAATTTCTTCCTATGGGAGATCCTGCAAAGGCTGCAAAAGTTATGGTTGAACTGGCTGATCATGCTCATCCGCCATTACACTTGGTCTTGGGAAGTGAGGCTGCCGCGATTTTAAAAATTACTGATCAAAATAGAAAAGAAGAGTTCGAAAAATGGATGGATGTAACTATTTCTACAGATCATGATGAAGCTGTAGACCTGTTTCAATCTGAATACGGAAAACAATATTTAGCTAAAAAAGGAATTGATTTAGAATAA
- a CDS encoding acyl carrier protein: protein MSDIASRVKAIIADKLDVEETEVTPEASFTNDLGADSLDTVELIMEFEKEFNIQIPDDQAEKITTVGHAIAYIEEVVNK from the coding sequence ATGTCAGACATTGCATCAAGAGTAAAAGCTATCATCGCTGATAAGCTTGACGTTGAAGAAACAGAAGTGACTCCTGAAGCTAGCTTCACAAATGATTTAGGAGCAGACTCATTAGATACAGTTGAGTTAATCATGGAATTTGAAAAAGAATTTAACATTCAAATCCCTGATGATCAAGCTGAAAAAATTACTACAGTAGGACACGCGATTGCTTACATCGAAGAAGTAGTAAATAAATAA
- the hutG gene encoding formimidoylglutamase, giving the protein MDNIWKGRLDGEEALFHRVFQRVKENEQYENITADDFVLHGFAVDEGVRRNKGRMGAKDAPDVIRKNMSNFPVILPDFSLFDFGNITCGDENLENTQNILAENVSKVLLKGAKSLVLGGGHEVTYAHYSGIRKAFPDKKIGIITIDAHFDNRQPEEGVGASSGTGFWQIAEEGEINSLHIGIQRNSNTLKLFDTAHQLGMKYILADELFFENLPSIYQRINDLVDGVDVVYLTICMDVFNASIAPGVSASAYNGIFADAAFMHFFRHILKNEKLIALDVAEVNPSHDIQDRTARLAASLVNEWFMI; this is encoded by the coding sequence ATGGATAATATTTGGAAAGGTAGATTAGATGGAGAAGAAGCTCTTTTCCATAGAGTTTTTCAAAGAGTAAAGGAAAACGAGCAATATGAAAATATTACAGCTGATGACTTTGTCTTACACGGTTTTGCCGTAGATGAAGGAGTTAGAAGGAATAAAGGAAGAATGGGAGCAAAAGATGCTCCGGATGTCATAAGAAAGAATATGTCTAATTTTCCTGTGATTCTTCCAGATTTTTCGCTTTTTGATTTTGGAAATATTACGTGCGGAGATGAGAATCTAGAAAATACTCAAAATATTCTTGCAGAGAATGTTTCAAAAGTTCTTTTAAAAGGAGCAAAATCTCTTGTTTTAGGAGGTGGACATGAAGTTACTTACGCACACTATTCAGGAATTAGAAAAGCATTTCCAGATAAGAAAATTGGGATCATTACTATTGACGCTCATTTTGACAACAGACAGCCGGAAGAGGGGGTTGGAGCAAGTTCTGGCACTGGATTCTGGCAGATCGCTGAAGAAGGAGAAATCAATTCGCTGCACATTGGAATTCAGCGAAATTCTAATACACTTAAATTATTTGATACTGCCCACCAATTAGGAATGAAATATATTCTGGCAGATGAATTATTTTTTGAAAACCTTCCTTCAATTTATCAGCGTATCAATGATCTTGTGGATGGAGTAGATGTGGTTTATCTTACGATTTGTATGGATGTTTTCAATGCTTCTATTGCACCGGGAGTTTCGGCTTCGGCTTATAATGGTATTTTTGCAGATGCAGCTTTTATGCATTTTTTCAGACATATTTTGAAAAATGAAAAACTTATAGCATTGGATGTCGCAGAGGTTAACCCTTCTCATGATATTCAGGACAGAACAGCCAGGCTGGCGGCAAGTCTTGTCAATGAATGGTTTATGATTTAA
- the rnc gene encoding ribonuclease III — translation MELKKYLSKFLLKKRKRQLTERDSFLSTELNKVLGAEVQNIDLYREAFSLKNSSKNQNSNYERLEFLGDSVLGTIISCHLFQAYPHANEGYLTQMKSKIVNRKNLNKLGEDLKLTDLLQKQTSVALGENISGNLFEALIGAVYLDFHYDACKKIILEKLLTPFEINKLENKIVSYKGLLLEWSQKKKVNIKYETCEETQANKAIVFRCHVWLGEEKIANATETSKKKAEEKAAQRAFYILNKKENILGNSKTL, via the coding sequence ATGGAGTTAAAGAAATACCTTTCTAAATTCCTTCTCAAAAAAAGAAAAAGACAATTAACGGAAAGAGACTCTTTCCTTAGTACTGAACTCAATAAAGTGTTAGGTGCTGAGGTACAAAATATCGACCTTTACCGAGAAGCTTTTTCTTTGAAAAACTCTTCTAAAAATCAAAACAGCAATTACGAAAGGCTTGAATTTTTAGGAGATTCTGTTTTGGGAACTATTATTTCCTGTCATTTGTTTCAGGCATATCCTCATGCTAATGAGGGCTACCTAACACAAATGAAATCTAAAATTGTGAACAGGAAAAATCTCAATAAATTAGGGGAAGATTTAAAATTGACCGATCTTTTACAAAAGCAAACCTCTGTTGCTTTGGGCGAAAATATCTCAGGAAATTTATTTGAGGCATTAATTGGTGCTGTCTATTTAGATTTTCACTATGATGCCTGTAAAAAGATTATATTAGAAAAACTTCTAACGCCATTTGAGATTAACAAACTTGAAAACAAGATTGTAAGTTACAAAGGTCTTCTGCTCGAATGGAGCCAGAAGAAAAAAGTAAATATAAAGTACGAAACTTGTGAAGAAACTCAAGCAAATAAAGCAATAGTCTTCCGCTGTCATGTATGGCTAGGAGAAGAAAAAATTGCAAATGCTACAGAAACTTCCAAAAAGAAGGCAGAGGAAAAAGCGGCACAGAGGGCATTTTATATTTTAAATAAAAAAGAAAATATACTTGGAAATTCAAAAACTTTATGA